The Pseudomonadota bacterium genome includes a region encoding these proteins:
- the gspN gene encoding type II secretion system protein GspN, with amino-acid sequence MRKLVWLVVLAIPLIVALTLPARVALWWFDPPEEIGDVRGTIWRGQALWRQPGQAPLDLTWRWRSGLSWHWRVSQVRGGSTVLNGIGRPVSGGLALEDVSGRLDVTRADIQLWMMNTRARGYLEFDIERAVMVDGQPPEIAGQIVWREAALEGTVHESLGEILVDLTPGRQRQQARVESLQPAPVTVRGTIDLEVDQYTVDLWLRASPDRPDLDRQLAWMGERQSDGQIRIRLSGALGW; translated from the coding sequence ATGCGTAAGCTTGTCTGGCTGGTGGTCCTGGCCATACCGCTGATCGTTGCGCTGACCTTGCCGGCCCGCGTGGCCCTGTGGTGGTTCGACCCGCCCGAGGAGATCGGCGACGTTCGCGGTACGATCTGGCGCGGCCAGGCCTTGTGGCGGCAGCCGGGACAAGCACCGCTGGACCTGACCTGGCGCTGGCGTTCGGGGCTGTCGTGGCACTGGCGGGTCAGTCAGGTACGGGGCGGATCAACAGTTCTCAACGGCATCGGGCGTCCGGTCAGCGGTGGCCTGGCGCTTGAGGATGTCAGCGGGCGGCTGGATGTGACACGGGCCGATATCCAGCTGTGGATGATGAATACGCGAGCGCGGGGATACCTGGAATTTGATATCGAGCGGGCAGTGATGGTCGACGGTCAGCCGCCGGAGATAGCCGGACAGATTGTCTGGCGCGAAGCGGCGCTCGAAGGGACGGTGCACGAGTCGCTCGGCGAGATTCTGGTCGATCTGACACCGGGCCGGCAGCGCCAGCAGGCGCGCGTGGAATCGCTGCAGCCGGCACCGGTGACGGTACGTGGCACAATCGATCTCGAGGTCGATCAGTACACGGTTGATCTGTGGCTGCGCGCCAGCCCCGATCGGCCGGACCTCGACCGGCAGCTGGCCTGGATGGGTGAGCGCCAGTCCGACGGGCAGATCCGGATCCGCCTCAGCGGAGCATTGGGCTGGTAG
- a CDS encoding carotenoid 1,2-hydratase translates to MYRDFGTLALIAVALIAWLIWQTVEPDTESAPFAAAGLLSDAPEDFRRVTGPEPLVFPDDHGAHPGFRNEWWYFTGNLESTDGAPLGFQFTLFRFGLASVPALNSRWRSEAVWMAHLALSDGRNHRFHSAERFARGALGLAGATPGRWWLRDWTVQRHGQGWSLQAAAADFGLRLDLEAVKPVVLQGEDGYSRKGPEPGNASRYYSITRLSARGQIQVDGATSEVTGTAWLDREWGSSQLGEGLAGWDWFALQLDDGRDLMVYRLRRHDGSAAPWSAGAVIAGDGRHWPLRPGEFSARPTRWWTDDQGHRWPVAWRVRVPQHGLDLAVDALFDHQRWQGSVHYWEGAVEVSTAPGRQPLGRGYLELSGYAD, encoded by the coding sequence ATGTACCGGGATTTCGGCACCCTGGCCCTCATCGCCGTCGCGCTGATCGCCTGGCTGATCTGGCAGACCGTCGAACCGGACACCGAGTCGGCGCCGTTCGCCGCCGCCGGGCTGCTGTCCGACGCGCCGGAGGATTTCCGCCGCGTCACCGGCCCGGAACCGCTCGTATTTCCCGACGACCATGGCGCCCATCCGGGTTTTCGCAACGAGTGGTGGTACTTTACCGGCAACCTGGAGTCCACGGATGGCGCACCGCTGGGCTTTCAGTTCACGCTTTTCCGGTTTGGGCTGGCATCTGTTCCGGCGCTGAACTCACGCTGGCGCAGCGAGGCGGTGTGGATGGCCCACCTGGCACTGAGCGACGGCCGCAATCACCGCTTTCATTCCGCCGAGCGCTTCGCCCGCGGCGCACTCGGGCTGGCTGGTGCCACACCCGGACGCTGGTGGTTGCGCGACTGGACGGTCCAGCGCCATGGCCAGGGCTGGTCGCTCCAGGCCGCGGCTGCCGACTTCGGTCTGCGGCTTGACCTCGAGGCCGTCAAGCCGGTCGTGCTGCAGGGCGAGGACGGCTACAGTCGCAAAGGCCCCGAGCCCGGCAATGCATCGCGCTACTACTCGATCACCCGCCTGTCGGCCCGTGGACAAATCCAGGTCGACGGGGCTACAAGCGAGGTGACCGGAACCGCCTGGCTGGATCGCGAGTGGGGGTCGAGCCAGCTGGGCGAGGGACTGGCGGGCTGGGACTGGTTCGCGCTGCAGCTCGACGACGGGCGTGACCTGATGGTCTACCGCCTGCGTCGGCATGACGGCAGCGCTGCGCCCTGGTCGGCGGGCGCGGTGATTGCCGGGGACGGCCGGCATTGGCCGCTTCGGCCAGGGGAATTCAGCGCACGGCCGACGCGCTGGTGGACCGACGATCAGGGGCATCGCTGGCCGGTTGCGTGGCGCGTCCGGGTTCCCCAGCATGGACTCGACCTGGCCGTCGACGCGCTGTTCGATCATCAGCGCTGGCAGGGGTCGGTGCACTACTGGGAGGGCGCGGTCGAAGTCAGCACCGCGCCCGGGCGACAACCGCTGGGTCGCGGCTATCTCGAGCTCAGCGGCTACGCCGACTGA
- the erpA gene encoding iron-sulfur cluster insertion protein ErpA, with product MPQNAPIVFTPAAASKVRELILEEANPSLKLRVYITGGGCSGFQYGFTFDEKIDEGDVTVTRDDVTLVVDPLSFQYLEGAEVDYSESLQGARFVIRNPNAATTCGCGSSFGVA from the coding sequence ATGCCACAAAACGCACCCATCGTCTTTACCCCGGCGGCGGCCTCCAAGGTGCGTGAACTGATCCTGGAAGAGGCCAACCCGTCGCTGAAGCTACGCGTCTACATCACCGGCGGCGGCTGTTCGGGTTTTCAGTACGGTTTCACGTTTGACGAGAAGATCGACGAAGGCGATGTGACCGTGACGCGCGATGACGTGACGCTGGTGGTCGATCCGCTCAGCTTCCAGTATCTGGAGGGTGCGGAAGTCGATTACAGCGAGAGCCTCCAGGGCGCGCGTTTCGTGATCCGCAACCCGAATGCAGCCACGACCTGCGGCTGCGGTTCCTCGTTCGGGGTGGCGTGA
- a CDS encoding glucose-6-phosphate isomerase: MLRKSNNPTLQALFEADPQRSQKLRLTQGGWELDYAGIPVDQATLDGLNRLARQRGLAVEVQRLLSGEHVNTSEDQPALHMALRAAVANNSAAFRLSEAVVAGRRHFLEVASRLHSGQAGLSDLIHVGIGGSDLGPRLVADALEDDDSAVAVHWLSTLDRRRFKRLCRRLDPARTGLVIASKSFSTEETLVQARAVCDWLGDDWFRRCWAATASTERARAFGLPRQQVLSFPAWTGGRFSLWSSVGVSAAACIGRARFEQLLAGAARADQQFSSDPSANHLGVMLALLMHFLRRELNLNTLGFVSYEPRLALLADYLQQLIMESLGKSTGLDHASVDGPTAPLVFGGRGTDLQHSIFQALHQGSDTHPLVLIGTQSSGSDDELADWSHRQLAHLLAQARAFVHGRRDGRPFQQMPGNRPVATLLTGEITPERLGWLLATFEHAVYSLSVLWGINAFDQWGVEQGKRLAAHIYDQLRDG, translated from the coding sequence ATGTTGCGGAAAAGCAACAATCCGACACTGCAGGCGCTGTTCGAGGCCGACCCGCAGCGCAGCCAAAAACTGCGGCTCACCCAGGGTGGCTGGGAACTCGACTATGCGGGCATTCCGGTCGATCAGGCCACGCTGGACGGTCTCAACCGCCTGGCCCGGCAACGCGGCCTGGCTGTTGAGGTCCAGCGCCTGTTGAGCGGTGAGCACGTCAACACGAGCGAAGATCAGCCGGCCCTTCATATGGCGCTGCGCGCTGCTGTTGCGAACAATAGCGCCGCGTTCCGGCTGTCCGAAGCGGTCGTGGCCGGGCGCCGGCATTTCCTGGAAGTGGCATCTCGACTCCATAGCGGCCAGGCGGGTCTGAGCGATCTGATTCATGTCGGCATCGGCGGATCGGATCTCGGTCCGCGACTGGTCGCCGACGCGCTTGAGGATGATGATTCGGCGGTGGCAGTGCACTGGCTGTCGACCCTGGACAGGCGGCGCTTCAAGCGTCTTTGCCGGCGCCTTGATCCGGCCCGGACCGGCCTGGTGATCGCCTCGAAGTCGTTTTCGACCGAAGAAACCCTGGTCCAGGCGCGGGCAGTGTGCGACTGGCTGGGCGATGACTGGTTCCGGCGCTGCTGGGCCGCGACGGCCAGCACGGAACGTGCCCGGGCCTTTGGCTTGCCGCGTCAACAGGTATTGAGCTTTCCGGCCTGGACCGGCGGGCGGTTTTCGCTGTGGTCCTCGGTCGGCGTGTCGGCTGCCGCCTGTATCGGCCGCGCCCGCTTCGAGCAGCTGCTTGCCGGCGCGGCCCGGGCCGATCAGCAGTTTTCCAGCGATCCCTCCGCTAACCACCTGGGCGTGATGCTGGCGCTGCTGATGCATTTCCTGCGCCGCGAGCTGAATCTGAATACGCTGGGTTTCGTCAGCTACGAGCCGCGCCTGGCGCTGCTGGCCGATTATCTCCAGCAACTCATCATGGAGAGCCTGGGCAAGTCCACCGGTCTGGATCATGCCAGCGTGGACGGACCGACCGCGCCGCTGGTTTTCGGGGGTCGGGGCACCGATCTGCAGCACTCGATCTTCCAGGCGCTGCATCAGGGCAGCGACACCCATCCCCTGGTCCTGATTGGCACCCAAAGCAGCGGGTCGGATGATGAGCTGGCCGACTGGTCTCATCGCCAGCTTGCGCATCTGCTCGCCCAGGCGCGCGCGTTCGTGCACGGGCGCCGCGACGGTCGACCGTTTCAGCAGATGCCCGGCAACCGGCCGGTCGCCACCCTGCTGACCGGGGAGATCACGCCGGAGCGTCTGGGGTGGCTGCTGGCGACCTTTGAACACGCCGTCTACAGCCTGTCGGTGCTGTGGGGGATCAACGCCTTTGACCAGTGGGGTGTGGAGCAGGGCAAGCGCCTGGCGGCGCATATCTACGATCAGCTTCGCGACGGTTGA
- a CDS encoding inositol-phosphate phosphatase — protein MTVDLDDALAVAREAAAAARDVAMRYFGGELDIEIKADESPVTVADRQAEQAIRAVIARHYPGHALLGEEYGRHGSGDCLWLIDPIDGTRSFIRGLPFWSIQVALMVEGELVVGVSAAPAFDEVAWARRGGGAFINDRRVVLSKCAELAAADVCFGNLRSMARGAGWPWIGRIVATAARSRGYGDFYSYHRLADGGQDAVIESDVNILDIAALAVIVREAGGVFTDLQGAAPGLETQSVLAAGPTLHAQLLASRHG, from the coding sequence ATGACGGTAGATCTGGACGATGCCCTGGCGGTCGCGCGCGAGGCTGCGGCGGCGGCGCGCGATGTCGCCATGCGCTATTTCGGGGGCGAGCTGGACATCGAAATCAAGGCCGATGAGAGTCCGGTCACGGTCGCCGACCGCCAGGCCGAGCAGGCCATTCGCGCAGTCATTGCACGGCATTACCCCGGGCACGCACTGCTGGGCGAGGAATACGGCCGTCACGGCAGCGGCGACTGCCTGTGGCTGATCGACCCCATCGACGGCACGCGGAGCTTCATCCGGGGCCTGCCATTCTGGTCGATTCAGGTGGCGCTGATGGTCGAAGGTGAACTGGTGGTCGGCGTCTCCGCCGCTCCGGCCTTCGATGAGGTGGCCTGGGCCCGGCGCGGTGGCGGCGCCTTCATCAACGACCGGCGCGTCGTCCTGTCCAAGTGCGCCGAGCTGGCCGCCGCCGACGTGTGCTTTGGCAACCTGCGCTCGATGGCGCGAGGTGCCGGCTGGCCATGGATCGGGCGGATCGTTGCGACAGCGGCGCGCAGCCGCGGTTATGGTGATTTCTATTCCTATCACCGGCTGGCCGATGGCGGTCAGGACGCGGTGATCGAAAGTGACGTCAACATTCTCGACATTGCTGCTCTGGCCGTGATCGTGCGCGAGGCCGGTGGCGTGTTTACCGATCTCCAGGGCGCTGCTCCGGGGCTGGAAACGCAATCGGTGCTGGCTGCCGGTCCGACCCTGCATGCGCAGCTGCTGGCATCGCGTCATGGCTGA
- a CDS encoding aspartate 1-decarboxylase yields the protein MLINMLKAKIHRATVTRVERDYEGSCAIDEALLEAAGILEFEQIHIYNITSGERFVTYAIRAQRDSGVISVNGAAAHKAAVGDLVIIAAYGRMDAAEAEHHRPRLVYPDSANRIRRTGERIPVQAA from the coding sequence ATGCTGATCAACATGCTCAAAGCCAAGATTCACCGGGCCACCGTGACGCGGGTCGAACGGGACTACGAAGGCTCCTGTGCCATCGACGAAGCGCTGCTGGAAGCCGCGGGAATTCTCGAGTTCGAACAAATACATATCTACAACATCACCAGCGGTGAACGGTTCGTGACCTATGCTATACGAGCCCAGCGTGACAGTGGCGTGATCTCGGTGAACGGGGCGGCCGCACACAAGGCTGCCGTTGGTGATCTGGTCATTATCGCGGCCTACGGGCGCATGGATGCGGCAGAGGCTGAACACCATCGTCCGCGCCTGGTCTACCCGGACAGCGCCAATCGGATCCGGCGCACGGGCGAACGGATTCCGGTGCAGGCGGCCTGA
- the nudE gene encoding ADP compounds hydrolase NudE, which yields MADRKLESRSLPVIHARRERRPADLFMVEQLDLEFANGERRTYERLISRGVGAVIIVALPDDHHVLLIREYACGVHRYELGLPKGRLEPGETLIEGANRELQEECGYAAGSLEEIGHLTLAPGYMTHKTHVILARELYPSRLPGDEPEAIDVIRWPLDDLVGLVRRDDCSEGRSIAALYMARDLLRTA from the coding sequence ATGGCTGATCGGAAGCTGGAAAGCCGCAGCCTGCCGGTCATCCACGCCCGGCGTGAGCGACGCCCGGCAGATCTGTTCATGGTCGAACAGCTCGACCTGGAGTTTGCCAACGGTGAGCGCCGCACCTACGAGCGACTGATCAGCCGCGGTGTGGGCGCCGTCATTATCGTCGCGCTGCCCGACGATCACCACGTGTTGCTGATTCGCGAGTACGCCTGCGGGGTGCATCGCTATGAGCTGGGCCTGCCCAAGGGCCGTCTGGAACCGGGGGAAACCCTCATCGAAGGTGCCAATCGCGAGCTGCAGGAAGAGTGCGGTTACGCGGCGGGTTCGCTCGAGGAAATCGGGCACCTGACCCTGGCCCCGGGCTACATGACGCACAAGACCCACGTCATACTGGCGCGTGAGCTCTACCCGTCGCGTCTGCCCGGTGACGAACCCGAGGCGATTGATGTGATTCGCTGGCCGCTTGACGACCTGGTCGGGCTGGTGCGGCGCGACGACTGCAGCGAGGGGCGCTCGATCGCGGCGCTCTACATGGCGCGCGACCTGCTCAGAACGGCTTGA
- a CDS encoding amidohydrolase family protein yields the protein MRYLIGVCLWSAATLAAAETWLQCGGLVDVIEGRTGDAATLVIKNGLVSEVLEGHPRPTGTVEVIALDDLICLPGLMDMHTHLSSQSSRDAYINRFVLNEADVTLRAVDYARRTLEAGFTTVRDLGDSFNVTVALREAIAEGRVPGPRIFTSAKSLATTGGHADPTNAWRRDLAGEPGPRDGVLNGVAEARAAVRQRYKDGADLIKITATGGVLSVAASGDNAQFRDDELRAVIQTAADYGMHVAAHAHGAEGMKRAVEAGVHSIEHGTYMDDAIMALMIERGTWYVPTISAGRFVAIKAEEEGYFPPVVAAKARRIGPLIQETFARAHAAGVRIAFGTDCGVCPHGSNAKEFGYMVEAGMSPADALRSATLNAAELLGRADQLGQLAPGYAADVIAVAGDPLDDVRQLEDIRFVMRDGQVFVSP from the coding sequence ATGCGATATCTCATTGGTGTTTGTCTCTGGTCGGCGGCAACGCTGGCTGCTGCCGAGACCTGGCTGCAGTGTGGTGGACTGGTTGACGTGATCGAGGGTCGCACCGGCGATGCCGCAACCCTGGTGATCAAGAACGGGCTGGTCTCCGAGGTGCTTGAGGGCCATCCCCGGCCGACCGGTACCGTCGAGGTCATCGCGCTCGATGATCTGATCTGTCTGCCGGGCCTGATGGATATGCATACCCATCTGTCTTCGCAGTCGAGTCGCGACGCCTATATCAATCGCTTCGTCCTGAATGAAGCGGATGTGACCCTGCGCGCGGTTGATTACGCACGCCGCACGCTGGAGGCGGGGTTTACGACCGTGCGCGACCTCGGTGATTCGTTCAACGTTACCGTGGCACTGCGCGAGGCGATTGCCGAAGGCCGGGTGCCGGGGCCGCGTATTTTTACTTCAGCCAAGTCGCTGGCGACCACCGGTGGACATGCCGACCCGACCAATGCCTGGCGGCGCGATCTGGCCGGTGAGCCCGGACCACGCGACGGGGTACTCAATGGAGTTGCCGAGGCCCGTGCGGCCGTGCGTCAGCGCTACAAGGACGGTGCTGACCTGATCAAGATCACCGCCACCGGCGGCGTGTTGAGCGTTGCTGCCAGCGGTGACAACGCGCAGTTCCGGGACGATGAACTTCGGGCCGTGATCCAGACGGCCGCCGACTACGGCATGCATGTGGCTGCCCACGCCCATGGGGCTGAAGGCATGAAGCGGGCGGTCGAGGCGGGTGTTCATTCAATCGAGCACGGCACCTACATGGACGACGCGATCATGGCCCTGATGATCGAGCGTGGCACCTGGTACGTGCCGACCATTTCGGCCGGTCGGTTTGTCGCCATCAAGGCCGAAGAGGAGGGGTACTTTCCGCCGGTTGTGGCGGCCAAGGCACGCCGCATCGGTCCACTGATCCAGGAGACCTTCGCACGAGCCCATGCCGCCGGCGTGCGAATTGCCTTCGGCACGGATTGCGGCGTGTGTCCGCACGGCAGTAACGCGAAGGAATTCGGCTACATGGTCGAGGCCGGCATGAGCCCGGCTGATGCCTTGCGCAGCGCGACGCTCAACGCCGCCGAGCTGCTTGGGCGCGCCGATCAGCTCGGGCAGCTCGCGCCGGGATACGCCGCCGATGTCATCGCCGTCGCGGGTGATCCGCTCGACGACGTCAGACAGCTCGAAGACATCCGTTTCGTCATGCGCGACGGCCAGGTCTTCGTGTCGCCGTGA
- a CDS encoding ABC transporter ATP-binding protein translates to MSTAEILAMRAVGKGFDNADRRIEVLTSVSLVVERGQRVAITGSSGSGKSTLLHLAAGMDRPDSGHIELLGHDLAQLREPDLTRLRAATVGLVFQDFNLIESLSVSENILLPAWINRRPQAPANVAALAGELGIEHVLERMPGGLSGGEKQRVAIARALIHEPGLILADEPTGSLDETSGHAVLDLLERVTRARDSALVLVTHNPAAAAVCERQLRLAHGRLVAD, encoded by the coding sequence ATGAGCACTGCCGAAATTCTGGCCATGCGCGCTGTCGGCAAGGGCTTTGACAACGCTGACCGGCGCATCGAGGTGCTGACGAGTGTCAGCCTGGTCGTCGAGCGCGGGCAGCGGGTAGCCATCACCGGATCATCCGGCTCGGGCAAATCGACGCTCCTGCACCTGGCTGCCGGGATGGACCGCCCCGACTCTGGTCATATCGAGCTGCTCGGGCACGACCTGGCGCAGCTGCGGGAACCGGACCTGACCCGGCTGCGCGCCGCAACGGTCGGACTGGTCTTCCAGGACTTCAACCTGATCGAGTCGCTGTCGGTCAGCGAGAACATCCTGTTGCCAGCCTGGATCAACCGGCGCCCGCAGGCCCCAGCCAATGTGGCCGCGCTGGCCGGCGAACTGGGAATCGAACATGTGCTTGAACGCATGCCGGGCGGTTTGTCGGGCGGTGAAAAACAGCGCGTGGCCATCGCCCGGGCGCTCATCCACGAACCCGGCCTGATTCTGGCCGACGAACCAACCGGCAGCCTGGACGAGACATCGGGGCATGCTGTGCTCGACCTGCTCGAGCGGGTGACGAGAGCACGCGACAGCGCCCTCGTCCTGGTCACCCACAATCCGGCAGCCGCCGCCGTATGCGAGCGCCAGCTGCGGCTGGCCCACGGCCGGCTGGTTGCAGACTGA
- a CDS encoding CopD family protein — MRWLEAFHVIFVVTWFAGLFYLPRLFVYAAENPDQQRLALLQVMQRRLLGITHIGGTLALAFGLATLVGEPWHLASGWMQLKLALVVGLVGYHLWCWRLVVRFSHGQNRHGSRWYRVFNEVPALFLVAIVILVIVKPF, encoded by the coding sequence GTGCGCTGGCTCGAAGCGTTTCACGTGATCTTTGTCGTGACCTGGTTTGCCGGCCTGTTCTATCTGCCGCGCCTGTTCGTCTATGCTGCCGAAAACCCCGACCAACAGCGCCTGGCGCTGCTGCAGGTCATGCAGCGGCGCCTGCTGGGCATTACTCATATCGGCGGAACGCTGGCGCTGGCCTTCGGTCTGGCCACGCTGGTCGGCGAGCCGTGGCACCTGGCGTCGGGCTGGATGCAGCTCAAGCTGGCGCTGGTTGTGGGACTGGTCGGCTATCACCTGTGGTGCTGGCGTCTGGTCGTGCGCTTTTCACACGGCCAGAACCGGCACGGGTCCAGATGGTACCGGGTGTTCAACGAGGTGCCAGCGCTGTTTCTCGTCGCCATTGTGATCCTGGTGATCGTCAAGCCGTTCTGA
- a CDS encoding ABC transporter permease, with translation MKLLLQSSRRFFRRHPGQLVLSLIGIAAGVAVVTGVALIHGVLVDSLDSASDALTPDQRLRIESRHGRLDEAVYADLATSRGAPQLIPVLSARVRVNGQPLELIGIDPFSLTSADTIGVAAAGPLLQSAQQVLVTETTLGRLGLSPDEPLRVQINGQWHELEIGATLGARPGLDERLIMDIAAVQHLLKRSGELSWIDAPVDAEKWLRARLSDEFTIRSSRQRQQSAARLTEGMRANLAAMSLLSLAVGLFVVFSVLSFLAVQRRASFGMLRALGVTPVQISALLMIETAILTGLGALLGLTLGTVLADQLMALIRQPVLELYGLLPPARVRPTLVLYASLWALTMALGQAAVIPVWREARQIAPGVQIRALPAEGRAPWVSLTGLGMLLGGVLIVVWSTRLGGAFAGLFLALAGAAVFAPDLALMVLRALAGGARHRLAGRALAMLLSARRRLAPALAALSLALALAAGIGMMVLGFRGAVDDWIDRLLRADHYVTLASGQINDQLAGRVAAMDGVEQISSARRVKLGEGRDLIAYDLPSAAWQGFEWLDGDPEAARDAFMKGHAVIVSEPFERRTGLGLGDAVSLPAPDGTLALPIAAIYRDYGSDRGTVAIHAPLYRRLWHDRHRDSLGLYLGGGAPDAATLVDRLRDIDPRLTLTSRETIRARTLAVFDRTFRISWALAVLVGLIAVIALVSALLAVSLERRREYATLRAIGLTPAAVAGTVISQTIGLAIAAAIVAVPLALAIHSGLSLVVQPRAFGWSLPLSWPLWPLAIILALAAAAGLAAGIYPAWRIGRRDPAGELRGS, from the coding sequence ATGAAGCTGCTGCTGCAGTCTTCACGCCGGTTCTTTCGGCGCCATCCCGGCCAGCTGGTGCTGTCACTGATCGGTATTGCCGCCGGCGTGGCGGTGGTCACCGGTGTTGCGTTGATCCACGGGGTACTGGTTGATTCGCTCGACAGCGCCAGCGATGCGCTGACGCCTGACCAGCGGTTGCGCATCGAATCACGGCACGGCAGGCTCGATGAGGCGGTTTATGCCGACCTGGCAACCAGCCGGGGTGCGCCCCAGCTGATCCCTGTCCTCAGCGCCCGCGTGCGTGTCAACGGTCAGCCGCTGGAGCTGATCGGCATTGATCCGTTCAGCCTGACCAGCGCCGACACCATCGGCGTCGCAGCGGCCGGACCCCTGCTGCAGAGCGCGCAGCAGGTGCTGGTCACCGAAACCACGCTCGGGCGGCTCGGCCTGAGTCCGGACGAACCCCTGCGCGTCCAAATCAACGGGCAATGGCACGAGCTCGAGATTGGTGCGACGCTGGGCGCGCGGCCCGGACTTGACGAGCGTCTCATCATGGACATTGCCGCCGTCCAGCATCTGCTCAAGCGCTCCGGTGAATTGTCGTGGATCGATGCGCCCGTCGATGCTGAGAAGTGGCTGCGCGCCCGACTGAGTGATGAGTTCACTATCCGCAGCAGCCGGCAGCGGCAGCAATCCGCGGCACGACTGACCGAGGGAATGCGCGCCAACCTTGCCGCAATGAGCCTGCTCAGCCTGGCGGTGGGCCTGTTCGTCGTCTTCAGTGTCCTGTCCTTTCTGGCGGTACAGCGAAGAGCATCCTTCGGCATGCTGCGCGCTCTGGGCGTGACACCGGTGCAGATCAGCGCGCTCCTGATGATCGAGACCGCGATACTGACTGGGCTGGGCGCGCTGCTGGGACTGACGCTTGGTACCGTGCTGGCCGATCAGCTCATGGCGCTGATTCGACAGCCGGTCTTGGAGCTGTACGGACTGCTGCCGCCGGCCCGCGTCCGGCCAACCCTGGTCCTGTATGCCAGCCTCTGGGCCCTGACCATGGCGCTGGGCCAGGCTGCCGTCATCCCCGTCTGGCGCGAGGCCCGACAAATCGCCCCGGGCGTACAGATACGCGCACTGCCGGCGGAAGGCCGGGCGCCCTGGGTATCGCTGACCGGGCTCGGGATGCTGTTGGGCGGTGTGCTGATCGTTGTCTGGAGCACCCGGCTCGGCGGCGCCTTCGCCGGCCTGTTTCTCGCCCTGGCCGGTGCGGCCGTGTTCGCACCCGATCTCGCCTTGATGGTGCTGCGTGCACTGGCCGGCGGCGCGCGCCACCGACTGGCCGGTCGCGCCCTGGCGATGCTGCTGTCAGCACGTCGCCGTCTGGCGCCAGCGCTCGCAGCGCTCAGCCTGGCTCTGGCCCTGGCCGCCGGAATCGGCATGATGGTACTGGGGTTTCGAGGCGCTGTGGACGACTGGATCGATCGTCTGCTGCGGGCCGACCATTACGTCACCCTGGCCAGCGGGCAGATCAATGATCAATTGGCCGGGCGCGTTGCCGCAATGGATGGCGTCGAGCAGATATCGAGTGCCCGCCGGGTGAAACTGGGCGAAGGCCGTGACCTGATTGCCTACGACCTGCCGTCAGCCGCCTGGCAGGGATTCGAATGGCTCGACGGCGACCCGGAGGCGGCACGCGACGCCTTCATGAAAGGCCACGCGGTCATCGTCTCCGAGCCGTTCGAGCGACGCACGGGCCTTGGCCTGGGCGATGCGGTGTCATTGCCGGCGCCCGACGGGACCCTTGCGCTGCCGATTGCCGCGATCTACCGCGACTACGGCAGCGATCGCGGCACCGTGGCGATTCACGCGCCCCTTTACCGCCGCCTCTGGCACGACCGCCACCGCGACAGCCTCGGTTTGTACCTCGGCGGTGGCGCACCCGACGCCGCCACGCTGGTCGATCGACTGCGCGACATTGACCCGCGACTGACCCTGACCAGTCGCGAAACGATCAGGGCGCGCACGCTGGCGGTCTTCGATCGCACCTTCCGGATCTCCTGGGCGCTGGCCGTTCTGGTCGGTCTGATCGCAGTCATTGCGCTGGTCAGCGCGCTGCTGGCGGTGAGCCTCGAACGTCGACGCGAGTATGCCACCCTGCGTGCCATTGGCCTGACGCCGGCCGCCGTCGCAGGAACAGTCATCAGCCAGACCATCGGCCTGGCCATCGCCGCAGCCATTGTTGCCGTGCCGCTGGCGCTGGCCATCCACAGCGGTCTGTCGCTGGTGGTCCAGCCGCGCGCGTTCGGCTGGAGCCTGCCGCTGAGCTGGCCGCTTTGGCCGCTGGCCATCATCCTGGCGCTGGCCGCCGCGGCCGGGCTGGCCGCCGGCATCTATCCGGCCTGGCGCATTGGCCGCCGCGATCCGGCCGGCGAGCTGAGGGGCAGCTAA